A window of Callospermophilus lateralis isolate mCalLat2 chromosome 17, mCalLat2.hap1, whole genome shotgun sequence contains these coding sequences:
- the LOC143382702 gene encoding E3 ubiquitin-protein ligase RNF213-like, with amino-acid sequence MAVPEYHGRTLFHMWVGLGPGEFGDKVPGVDLPPGAWVCQQLPAVVLVGIATSNQVGLAQAKEGETKDGLAAPGEKPGKNSSEPKDLRKPEGSDKNYTAAMTKEKEQKNQKASAQAVPTSWLKPEEGNTVHFHAIIPKHVTFNPELHTVFIRGGEELGQPEWSDACKMYYVEDLHEHGSLMEGSIVIPRQSLDRVTPYKYVLRHDQDSDCAVEYEYIYEQPQKAGEHVNRCLYEKSSLLCSGDWHQYDDIICTKPPGTFQKFQNFFTNNIKKELVKGKKIAAEIMLGHIFSNLQTWNLVNLQKFFTYFRQFYSVVQVPMIYEGKAQPWHSLALAEEEVSGFPRSPAALVWLHEAVGRITKRLRFYEIPALSAEIICRVIGLRSLEEVAEDSGAAARKGSLEDVFQSVLATTRSWLRRVLAKSMLRKGSTVLFTYPEEIQVWWRLMGIDFSAEHGWKESLLGDMEGRLKQERPFSQISAFCSPQWDADGFKDSVARSFEKCVIEAVSSACQVTNLFLRNMLGFIAAC; translated from the exons ATGGCTGTTCCTGAGTACCATGGTCGCACACTATTTCACATGTGGGTTGGGCTGGGCCCTGGTGAGTTTGGAGACAAGGTGCCTGGTGTGGACCTTCCTCCAGGGGCATGGGTGTGCCAACAGCTCCCTGCTGTGGTGTTGGTGGGCATAGCCACGTCAAATCAGGTTGGACTTGCCCAGGCCAAA GAGGGTGAGACCAAGGACGGGTTGGCTGCTCCTGGAGAAAAACCAGGTAAAAACAGTTCAGAACCCAAAGATCTGAGGAAGCCAGAAGGGAGTGACAAAAATTACACAGCTGCTATGACAAAGGAGAAGGAGCAGAAGAACCAGAAGGCAAGCGCACAGGCTGTCCCCACAAG CTGGCTGAAGCCCGAGGAGGGGAACACTGTGCACTTCCATGCCATCATCCCCAAGCATGTCACCTTTAACCCCGAGCTCCACACTGTGTTCATCAGGGGAGGAGAAGAACTCGGACAGCCCGAGTGGAGTGATGCTTGCAAGATGTACTATGTTGA GGACTTACATGAGCACGGGTCCCTCATGGAAGGCAGCATTGTCATTCCCAGGCAGAGCCTGGATAGAGTCACCCCTTACAAGTATGTCCTAAGGCATGACCAAGACTCCGACTGCGCCGTGGAGTATGAGTACATCTACGAGCAGCCGCAGAAGGCAGGCGAGCATGTGAACCGTTGCCTGTATGAAAAGTCCTCCCTCCTGTGCTCCGGAG ACTGGCATCAATATGATGACATAATTTGCACAAAGCCTCCTGGGACATTCCAGAAATTTCAGAACTTCTTCACTAATAATATAAAGAAGGAGCTGGTGAAGGGGAAGAAGATAGCAGCCGAGATCATGCTGGGCCACATCTTCAGCAACCTTCAGACCTGGAACCTCGTCAACCTGCAGAAATTCTTCACCTACTTCCGGCAGTTTTATTCTGTTGTCCAAGTGCCTATGATTTACGAAGGGAAAGCACAGCCCTGGCACAGCCTGGCCCTCGCAGAGGAAGAGGTATCAGGCTTCCCCCGGTCACCAGCAGCTCTGGTGTGG CTCCATGAAGCTGTCGGCAGGATCACCAAACGCCTGAGGTTTTACGAGATCCCCGCCTTGTCTGCTGAGATCATTTGCAGAGTCATTGGACTTAGATCTCTGGAG GAAGTGGCAGAGGACTCGGGAGCCGCAGCCAGGAAGGGCTCACTGGAAGATGTCTTCCAGAGTGTCCTGGCCACCACGAGATCCTGGCTGCGCAGAGTGTTAGCAAAGAGCATGCTCCGGAAGGGTTCAACTGTCCTGTTCACATACCCCGAGGAGATCCAG GTCTGGTGGCGGCTGATGGGAATCGACTTTTCTGCGGAACATGGCTGGAAGGAGTCACTGCTGGGGGACATGGAAGGGAGGCTCAAGCAG GAGAGGCCCTTTTCCCAGATCTCTGCCTTCTGCAGCCCTCAGTGGGACGCCGATGGCTTCAAGGACAGTGTGGCCAGGAGCTTTGAGAAGTGTGTCATCGAAGCTGTGAGCTCTGCCTGCCAGGTGACCAATCTCTTCTTGAGAAACATGCTTGGGTTCATAGCTGCTTGCTGA